The Flavobacteriales bacterium genome includes a region encoding these proteins:
- a CDS encoding glycosyltransferase family 2 protein — MLNDKKIAVVFPAYNAEKTIAQTYNEIPLDIVDEVILVDDCSSDDTLNVAKSLGIKHIVSHDSNKGYGGNQKSCYKKALALDADIIIMVHPDYQYTPKLILSMASVIANNLYPCILGSRILGKGALKGGMPLYKYIANRFLTLSQNILMGQKLSEYHTGYRAFSREVLKNINYEANSDDFVFDNQMLAQIFFAGYEIAEITCPTKYFTDASSINFKRSVQYGIGVLITSFSYYLQKRKLINRAIFNKAPSL; from the coding sequence ATGCTGAATGATAAGAAGATTGCCGTTGTTTTTCCTGCATACAATGCCGAGAAAACCATTGCACAGACTTACAACGAAATCCCTTTAGATATTGTTGATGAAGTTATTCTTGTTGACGATTGCAGTAGCGATGACACGCTAAATGTTGCCAAATCGTTGGGGATAAAGCACATTGTTTCTCACGATTCGAATAAAGGATATGGAGGAAACCAAAAATCATGTTATAAAAAGGCACTGGCACTAGATGCTGATATAATAATTATGGTTCACCCCGATTATCAGTATACACCGAAACTAATTCTTTCCATGGCTAGTGTAATTGCCAATAATTTATACCCGTGCATTCTAGGCTCCAGAATACTCGGTAAAGGAGCACTTAAAGGAGGTATGCCTCTTTACAAATACATAGCTAATCGATTTCTCACCCTTTCTCAAAACATTTTAATGGGACAGAAATTATCAGAATACCATACTGGCTACAGAGCATTTTCACGAGAGGTATTGAAGAATATAAATTACGAAGCCAATTCGGATGATTTTGTTTTCGATAACCAAATGCTAGCTCAAATATTTTTTGCTGGTTATGAAATAGCTGAAATAACCTGTCCAACAAAATATTTTACAGATGCTTCATCTATAAACTTTAAAAGGAGTGTACAATACGGTATTGGGGTTCTAATCACTTCATTTTCATACTATCTCCAAAAAAGAAAATTAATTAATCGTGCAATTTTCAACAAGGCACCTTCCCTCTAG
- a CDS encoding glycosyltransferase family 39 protein, with translation MNNKNTPYYILFILGCLLYVNTVSFDYTLDDKIVITHNQFTKQGFAGISDILSTDLFVGFYGKKKDLVAGGRYRPLSLITFAIEYELFGEVPSISHFFNMLLNALTGPLLLAILFRLFKTEQRKWLLSMPFVICLLFVAHPLHTEVVANIKGRDEILSLLFSFGTLFYTLKFLEERKTKYAIISSILFFLAFLSKENTIIFLAIIPLIIYFLTNKSIKENFIAISPLFIVALGYIIFRYQLLGSPSMGAHGGLMNDPFTGAIPSDKYATILYTLGLYFKLVFIPHPLTHDYYPFHIPIIRWNDARAYISLFTYCFLLIFTLAGIRKKSIYSLSILIFLSGLSLASNFIFPIGTFMNERFMHVALLGGCIVIAHWILNILPKYIKDPILQSKIQIGILVIIMIGLSGKTIARNYAWESDHSLFMTDVVTSPNSAKVNMSAGASMIELARNTEDLEQKRIAIDKAIGYLERSIEIYPTYSNSWLLHGNALYEIGDYKEAVKKYDYAAGIHFNYVDALQNLKHVGELCTSNGQYQVALDSYKALLKFSDNEADIYNRIGRIYGEKMQNIDMALIYFQQGLNKEPNNRGLLDNIGVAYGIKGDNENAIIIFERVLKLRPNDIKVLRNLSAVYFHLGDQEKHLYYLNLVNQLEVNSTSSNQ, from the coding sequence TTGAACAATAAAAACACACCATATTATATCTTATTCATTCTTGGGTGCCTGCTGTATGTTAATACAGTTAGCTTCGACTATACCCTAGATGATAAAATTGTTATTACCCACAATCAATTTACCAAACAAGGATTTGCCGGAATATCAGATATTCTCTCAACAGACTTATTTGTTGGTTTTTACGGAAAGAAAAAAGATTTAGTTGCTGGCGGACGATACCGGCCATTATCTCTAATTACTTTTGCAATCGAATATGAACTATTCGGAGAAGTCCCTTCAATAAGTCACTTCTTCAACATGCTCCTAAATGCACTTACTGGACCTCTTCTTCTAGCAATCCTATTCAGATTATTCAAAACCGAGCAAAGAAAATGGCTACTATCAATGCCATTTGTTATTTGCCTTCTTTTTGTAGCCCACCCGCTTCACACAGAAGTAGTTGCCAATATTAAGGGTAGGGATGAAATTCTGTCGTTACTATTTTCATTTGGAACTCTATTTTACACCCTAAAGTTTCTTGAAGAAAGAAAAACGAAATATGCTATTATCTCATCTATCCTCTTCTTTCTAGCCTTTCTTTCAAAGGAAAACACGATCATTTTCCTAGCAATCATACCCCTCATAATATACTTTCTAACGAATAAGAGTATCAAGGAAAACTTCATTGCAATCTCACCATTATTTATTGTCGCGTTAGGATATATAATCTTTCGGTATCAATTACTAGGAAGTCCTAGTATGGGAGCTCATGGAGGATTGATGAATGATCCTTTTACGGGGGCTATACCTTCGGATAAGTATGCAACAATACTTTATACATTAGGGCTATACTTTAAACTCGTATTTATTCCCCACCCTCTAACACATGACTATTATCCTTTTCATATTCCAATAATAAGATGGAATGATGCAAGAGCATATATATCCCTTTTCACATATTGCTTTCTTCTAATTTTTACTTTAGCTGGAATCAGAAAAAAAAGCATTTACAGCCTTTCCATTTTAATATTCTTATCGGGACTTTCTCTTGCTTCGAACTTCATTTTTCCTATCGGAACGTTTATGAACGAGCGCTTTATGCATGTTGCCCTTCTTGGTGGTTGCATTGTAATTGCCCACTGGATTTTAAATATTTTACCCAAATACATAAAGGACCCAATACTTCAATCTAAAATACAAATTGGCATATTAGTAATTATCATGATTGGACTTTCAGGCAAAACAATAGCACGTAATTATGCCTGGGAATCAGATCATTCTCTATTTATGACAGATGTAGTTACTTCTCCCAATAGCGCAAAAGTAAATATGTCTGCTGGTGCCTCTATGATAGAATTAGCGAGAAACACAGAGGACCTTGAACAAAAAAGAATCGCAATTGATAAAGCCATAGGATATCTTGAGAGGTCTATCGAAATTTATCCTACATACAGTAATTCTTGGCTCTTGCATGGAAACGCCTTATATGAAATTGGCGACTATAAAGAAGCCGTTAAAAAATATGATTATGCTGCAGGTATTCACTTCAACTATGTTGATGCCCTCCAAAACCTAAAACATGTTGGAGAATTATGCACCTCAAATGGACAATATCAAGTAGCGCTAGACAGTTATAAAGCATTACTTAAGTTCTCGGACAATGAGGCCGATATATATAATCGAATAGGGCGGATTTATGGAGAAAAAATGCAGAATATAGACATGGCTCTGATATACTTTCAGCAAGGATTGAATAAGGAACCAAATAACAGAGGCTTGTTAGATAATATAGGGGTCGCCTATGGTATTAAAGGTGATAATGAAAATGCAATAATAATTTTCGAAAGAGTACTGAAACTTCGTCCAAATGATATAAAAGTACTTAGGAATTTAAGCGCCGTATACTTTCATTTAGGTGATCAAGAAAAGCACTTATATTACCTTAATTTAGTGAATCAGTTAGAAGTGAATTCAACTTCTTCTAACCAATAG